The Miscanthus floridulus cultivar M001 chromosome 17, ASM1932011v1, whole genome shotgun sequence genome has a window encoding:
- the LOC136518868 gene encoding uncharacterized protein gives MVDPPSVLTLLVKKGPCEGRTLQRRAGAAALRVGRVAKGNDLSVRDAGASQRHLSVEFLPPPAARWAVTDLGSSNGTLFNGTPLVPTVPAPLSDGDLIKIGESTVIAVSISIDAGPGPGPAATRRSARNAAAVAAAAAEEEQGPAVSRRAGRKKAGAAEAPEAGNEVEEEAALPIRRGGRKKAVEPAGVEMEEQKEEEEEAAIPHRGRSRKAAAAVVLPPHPQNTRSARAAARRGEAVRCQIDEEKVVRTGRGRGRATRASARNGTSLTPEEEEEEGEVAVARDREGTAAEGRGDEEENMVETTDKTSNASEVVLAAGRGRAKRSRRGRGRVTRASTRKAEDAIVENDENEQEERDMADGRERGGSPLRVLAVNDGSEEDMVATEDDKLDGTSKASMEDEKMVDVEEDATFTERAIEGRVDAQHAPADNGGVEEEEVKNLSKGGETEVDQELREKVSPESKLDGVGEVEENDKREAIGASGEKGHVGERTGRHSLENMTLGEWFVQIEKYLLAKNKQAAEKAIAEVQEKHRRFCEHVKTLKKSPAP, from the coding sequence ATGGTGGATCCGCCGTCTGTGCTCACGCTCCTGGTGAAGAAGGGCCCTTGCGAAGGGAGGACCCTGCAGCgccgcgccggcgccgcggcACTCCGTGTCGGCCGCGTTGCGAAGGGCAACGACCTCTCCGTGCGCGACGCGGGCGCGTCGCAGAGGCATCTCTCCGTCGAGTTCCTCCCGCCGCCTGCGGCCCGGTGGGCCGTCACAGACCTAGGCTCCTCCAATGGCACCCTTTTCAATGGTACGCCTCTCGTGCCCACCGTCCCCGCGCCGCTCTCCGATGGGGACCTCATCAAGATCGGGGAGAGCACCGTGATCGCCGTCTCCATATCGATCGATGCGGGCCCGGGACCGGGCCCCGCCGCGACTAGGCGTTCCGCGCGCAACGCagcggccgtggcggcggcggcggcggaggaggaacaGGGCCCTGCGGTTTCGCGCAGGGCAGGACGGAAGAAGGCCGGTGCGGCGGAAGCCCCCGAAGCCGGGAATGAAGTGGAGGAGGAAGCTGCACTGCCGATTCGCCGAGGCGGGCGGAAGAAGGCCGTTGAGCCCGCTGGGGTGGAGATGGAAGAGcaaaaggaagaggaagaggaagcggCAATACCGCACCGTGGCAGGTCGAGGAAGGCTGCAGCGGCGGTCGTCCTTCCGCCACACCCGCAAAATACGAGGTCAGCGAGAGCTGCTGCAAGGAGAGGTGAGGCGGTGCGGTGCCAAATCGATGAGGAGAAAGTGGTGAGGACTGGAAGGGGGCGAGGACGGGCTACACGGGCAAGTGCAAGGAATGGCACGAGTCTTACTcccgaggaggaggaagaggagggtgaGGTTGCTGTGGCCAGAGATCGGGAAGGGACAGCTGCCGAGGGCAGAGGTGATGAAGAAGAGAATATGGTAGAGACCACAGACAAAACTTCAAATGCATCAGAGGTGGTGCTGGCGGCTGGGAGAGGACGAGCAAAGAGGAGCAGAAGAGGCCGAGGAAGGGTTACAAGGGCAAGTACAAGGAAAGCTGAGGATGCAATTGTTGAGAACGATGAAAATGAGCAAGAGGAAAGGGATATGGCTGATGGCAGAGAGCGAGGGGGGAGCCCATTGAGGGTGTTAGCCGTGAATGATGGTTCTGAAGAGGACATGGTGGCAACTGAGGACGACAAGTTGGATGGAACCTCAAAGGCATCCATGGAGGATGAGAAGATGGTTGATGTGGAGGAGGATGCGACATTTACAGAGAGGGCAATAGAGGGGAGGGTCGATGCTCAGCATGCTCCTGCTGACAATGGTGGTGTGGAAGAAGAGGaggtgaagaatttgagcaaggGAGGTGAAACTGAAGTTGATCAGGAATTGAGGGAAAAAGTGTCGCCAGAGTCAAAGCTGGATGGTGTTGGAGAAGTTGAAGAGAATGACAAGAGGGAAGCTATTGGTGCCAGTGGAGAGAAAGGCCATGTGGGGGAGCGCACAGGAAGACACAGCTTGGAGAATATGACATTGGGGGAGTGGTTTGTTCAGATCGAGAAATACCTTCTAGCAAAGAACAAACAGGCTGCTGAAAAGGCGATAGCTGAAGTGCAAGAGAAACATCGGCGGTTTTGTGAGCATGTTAAAACACTCAAAAAGAGTCCTGCTCCTTGA